From a single Sorghum bicolor cultivar BTx623 chromosome 5, Sorghum_bicolor_NCBIv3, whole genome shotgun sequence genomic region:
- the LOC8054095 gene encoding uncharacterized protein LOC8054095 isoform X1 produces MVTDGGEKDSGHAAEWRFAQAAAAAKDEGALAVADDKMSILAVRFKINASVDAHDPRPVLPLAHGDPSVFPAFRIAAEAKDAMATAIWTGKYNYYPTGVGLPDARWYVRTVWLLEDLFIVPCQTWRSTTSNRRPTLVRPRPTRSSLAPSASTGSDVCCELISVGHRLVSIHQMPAVDHLPCAWLFVIIRFNSFQYY; encoded by the coding sequence ATGGTGACCGACGGCGGCGAGAAGGACAGCGGGCATGCGGCGGAGTGGCGGTTcgcgcaggcggcggcggcggccaaggATGAGGGCGCGCTGGCCGTGGCCGACGATAAGATGAGCATCCTGGCGGTGCGGTTCAAGATCAACGCGAGCGTGGATGCGCATGACCCGCGGCCCGTGCTGCCGCTGGCGCACGGGGACCCCTCGGTGTTCCCGGCCTTCCGCATTGCAGCTGAGGCCAAGGACGCCATGGCTACCGCAATCTGGACCGGCAAGTACAACTACTACCCCACCGGCGTGGGCCTCCCCGACGCCCGCTGGTACGTACGCACGGTTTGGTTACTTGAGGATTTGTTTATCGTGCCATGTCAGACTTGGAGGAGCACCACTTCGAATCGAAGGCCGACGCTGGTGCGTCCAAGACCTACCCGCAGCAGCCTGGCACCGTCCGCAAGCACGGGTTCTGATGTGTGCTGTGAACTCATTTCTGTAGGCCATCGATTAGTATCGATCCATCAGATGCCTGCTGTAGACCATCTCCCCTGTGCTTGGCTGTTTGTGATTATCCGATTCAACTCATTTCAGTACTATTAG
- the LOC8054095 gene encoding nicotianamine aminotransferase A isoform X2 translates to MVTDGGEKDSGHAAEWRFAQAAAAAKDEGALAVADDKMSILAVRFKINASVDAHDPRPVLPLAHGDPSVFPAFRIAAEAKDAMATAIWTGKYNYYPTGVGLPDAR, encoded by the exons ATGGTGACCGACGGCGGCGAGAAGGACAGCGGGCATGCGGCGGAGTGGCGGTTcgcgcaggcggcggcggcggccaaggATGAGGGCGCGCTGGCCGTGGCCGACGATAAGATGAGCATCCTGGCGGTGCGGTTCAAGATCAACGCGAGCGTGGATGCGCATGACCCGCGGCCCGTGCTGCCGCTGGCGCACGGGGACCCCTCGGTGTTCCCGGCCTTCCGCATTGCAGCTGAGGCCAAGGACGCCATGGCTACCGCAATCTGGACCGGCAAGTACAACTACTACCCCACCGGCGTGGGCCTCCCCGACGCCCGCTG A